From the Pseudarthrobacter sp. MM222 genome, one window contains:
- a CDS encoding TOBE domain-containing protein — protein MANIRVSEAARFLGVSDDTVRRWTENGSLTPVRDDAGRLAVDGLELAQLAREQAQLPDDPARVGSSARNRFVGLVTAITADKVMAQVELQCGPFRVVSLMSSEAVRDLGLELGSVATAVVKATTVIIETPKGKGVA, from the coding sequence ATGGCTAATATCCGCGTTTCCGAAGCGGCCCGCTTCCTGGGCGTCAGCGATGACACTGTCCGGCGCTGGACCGAGAACGGAAGCCTGACGCCTGTCAGGGACGACGCCGGACGGCTCGCCGTGGACGGCCTGGAGCTCGCACAACTTGCCCGGGAGCAGGCGCAGCTGCCGGATGATCCAGCCCGCGTGGGCAGCTCCGCCCGGAACCGCTTCGTCGGGCTCGTCACCGCCATCACAGCGGACAAGGTGATGGCGCAGGTGGAGCTCCAGTGCGGTCCCTTCCGGGTGGTGTCGCTGATGAGCAGCGAGGCCGTGCGGGACCTGGGCCTGGAGCTGGGCTCGGTGGCGACCGCCGTCGTCAAGGCCACCACAGTGATCATCGAAACACCGAAGGGCAAGGGCGTCGCATGA
- a CDS encoding FAD-binding oxidoreductase, protein MKWIKPDSPDYDESRTLFNAMIDRRPAVIAQCSSPAEVAEALKYARANSLEVAVRAGGHSVAGMSLNDGGLVVDVRPMKSVRVDPEARTATVGTGLTCGEFDRATQEHGLALTGGRVSTTGLAGFTLGGGSGWLERAFGFACDDLVSVDLVTAAGEVVTASARENPELFWALHGGGGNFGVATSFTFGLHRLGPMVHAGLLMWPGDAATEVSRAYRELALAAPNEESATLIYGIAPAESFVPPNLAGKMAVFLVYVYAGDAAEGAEHAKAYRALGPAVDLVEDTAYADFQCSLDDPPGKYNYWSADYHDELSDAALDIIIDSARNLPGPSSQQLVAHWGGAVGGPAAAATPLLNRSASWVSHPFGLGDTPEGGQQAKAWVKRFREDIAPYATGGVWLNFIGDEGQGRIRAAYGDENYERLARVKREFDPDNTFRGNQNILPAT, encoded by the coding sequence ATGAAGTGGATCAAACCTGACAGCCCGGACTATGACGAGTCCCGGACCCTGTTCAACGCCATGATCGACCGCCGCCCGGCGGTCATCGCCCAGTGCAGCAGCCCGGCCGAGGTGGCCGAGGCGCTGAAATATGCCCGTGCCAACAGCCTGGAAGTAGCCGTCCGGGCCGGCGGTCATTCCGTGGCCGGCATGTCGCTGAACGACGGCGGCCTGGTGGTGGATGTGCGGCCGATGAAGTCCGTCAGGGTGGATCCGGAGGCGCGCACCGCCACGGTGGGAACCGGCCTCACGTGCGGGGAGTTTGACCGCGCCACGCAGGAGCACGGCCTGGCCCTCACCGGCGGCCGGGTTTCGACCACAGGCCTCGCCGGTTTCACCCTCGGCGGCGGGTCCGGTTGGCTGGAGCGCGCCTTTGGTTTCGCCTGCGACGATCTGGTCTCCGTGGACCTGGTCACGGCTGCCGGGGAAGTGGTCACGGCCAGCGCCCGGGAGAACCCCGAGCTGTTCTGGGCCCTGCACGGGGGTGGCGGGAACTTCGGCGTCGCCACATCGTTCACCTTCGGTCTGCACCGGCTCGGACCGATGGTTCACGCGGGACTGCTCATGTGGCCCGGCGACGCGGCCACCGAAGTCAGCCGCGCCTACCGGGAACTTGCCCTCGCTGCTCCCAACGAGGAATCCGCCACCCTGATCTACGGGATCGCCCCCGCGGAATCCTTTGTGCCCCCGAACCTGGCGGGCAAGATGGCGGTGTTCCTGGTCTACGTGTACGCCGGAGACGCCGCGGAGGGTGCGGAACACGCTAAGGCCTACCGGGCGCTGGGCCCCGCCGTGGACCTGGTCGAGGACACGGCCTACGCAGACTTCCAGTGCTCCCTTGATGACCCGCCCGGAAAATACAACTACTGGAGCGCCGACTATCACGACGAACTGTCCGACGCCGCCCTGGACATCATCATCGACTCAGCCCGGAACCTGCCCGGGCCGAGTTCCCAGCAGCTCGTAGCCCATTGGGGCGGGGCGGTCGGAGGCCCGGCCGCGGCGGCTACGCCCTTGCTGAACCGTAGTGCCAGTTGGGTGAGCCACCCGTTCGGCTTGGGCGACACCCCGGAGGGCGGGCAGCAGGCGAAAGCCTGGGTCAAACGGTTCCGCGAGGATATTGCCCCCTATGCAACCGGCGGGGTCTGGCTGAACTTCATCGGCGACGAGGGGCAAGGCCGGATCCGCGCGGCCTACGGCGACGAAAACTACGAGCGGCTGGCGCGGGTGAAACGGGAATTCGATCCGGACAACACCTTCCGCGGCAACCAGAACATCCTGCCCGCCACCTGA
- a CDS encoding AI-2E family transporter, translating to MGSPEKTTPWTDGLGRASTRTAQVLLLVVLAVVVVYALIQVRLVVIPALLALILAAAIAPFVHWLRRKGWPSSIATTASFLLLLLAFGGLITGIVFAVMGQAGELASRASEGFDRVYGFVRNGPFPIDDQQIQQARDAVVDFATSSTVGAGAISGLSAAGNFITGALLMAVILFFFLKDGERIWAFVLRAFKGPNLVKARRVGERSLNVLGGYVRGTAIVALVDSFFIGLALVLMGVPLALPLAAIVFIGAFIPLIGATLAGVLAALVALVASGPASALIVIIVVIVVNQLEGNFLQPVVMGQALNVHALVILLALTAGTILAGIIGAILSVPLVAVAWAAIKAWNSDDPITPASIAEAEHETRLNEKGGGVRSKPRAARTSEEQLEQEHAESTAGDARHG from the coding sequence ATGGGCAGTCCGGAAAAGACAACCCCTTGGACTGACGGCCTCGGCCGGGCCAGCACCAGGACCGCCCAGGTCCTCCTGCTTGTGGTGCTGGCGGTCGTAGTGGTTTACGCCCTGATCCAGGTGCGGCTGGTCGTAATTCCGGCCCTGCTGGCCCTGATCCTGGCCGCCGCAATCGCGCCGTTCGTGCACTGGCTTCGCCGCAAGGGATGGCCCAGCTCGATCGCGACGACCGCCTCCTTCCTCCTGCTCCTGCTGGCTTTCGGCGGCCTCATCACCGGCATCGTCTTCGCCGTCATGGGCCAGGCCGGCGAGCTGGCCAGCCGGGCCAGCGAGGGCTTCGACCGAGTCTACGGTTTTGTCCGGAACGGTCCCTTCCCGATCGATGACCAGCAGATCCAGCAGGCGCGCGACGCCGTCGTGGACTTCGCGACGAGCAGCACCGTGGGTGCGGGGGCGATTTCCGGCCTCAGTGCGGCGGGCAACTTCATCACCGGCGCCCTGCTCATGGCGGTGATCCTGTTCTTCTTCCTGAAGGACGGCGAGCGCATCTGGGCCTTCGTGTTGCGGGCGTTCAAGGGCCCGAACCTGGTCAAAGCGCGCCGCGTCGGCGAGCGAAGCCTCAACGTGCTCGGCGGCTACGTGCGGGGTACGGCGATCGTGGCGCTGGTGGACTCGTTCTTCATCGGCCTGGCACTCGTTCTGATGGGCGTCCCCCTTGCCCTGCCGCTGGCGGCAATCGTCTTCATCGGCGCATTCATTCCGCTGATCGGCGCCACCCTGGCGGGTGTCCTCGCCGCGCTCGTAGCCCTCGTGGCCAGCGGTCCGGCCAGCGCGCTGATCGTCATCATCGTGGTGATCGTCGTCAACCAGCTGGAGGGGAACTTCCTGCAGCCGGTGGTCATGGGCCAGGCGCTCAATGTGCACGCCCTGGTCATCCTGCTGGCTCTCACCGCCGGCACCATCCTGGCCGGCATCATCGGGGCGATCCTCTCCGTGCCCCTGGTGGCAGTCGCCTGGGCCGCGATCAAGGCCTGGAATTCCGATGACCCCATCACCCCCGCGTCAATTGCCGAGGCCGAGCACGAGACGCGCTTGAACGAAAAAGGCGGCGGCGTTCGCTCCAAGCCGCGGGCCGCGCGGACTTCCGAGGAGCAACTGGAGCAGGAGCACGCCGAGTCGACGGCCGGCGACGCCCGGCACGGCTGA
- a CDS encoding DUF4031 domain-containing protein — MAVYLDPPLWPAHGTHFSHLISDTSLEELHAFAAAAGIPERAFDGDHYDVAEARYDALVRAGAVPVEARVLVRKLIASGLRIPARQRSGSLKLPLLTRWNEVLPGHDALFLDLLDRWGEEHRRYHGRTHLLAVLEALDLLAEPARPPRAVVLSAWFHDAIYRGIAGQDEEESARLAEDRLRHAGLSAVEVDEVARLVRLTADHRPEPGDDAGALLSDADLSVLGGEPAAYARYLAAVRQDFAHIGDEDFAAGRAAVVRGLLQLDPLFSTSRARELWLEAAHRNLRGELARAAGRPSHPRAEVLGQAVE, encoded by the coding sequence ATGGCCGTCTACCTTGACCCGCCGCTCTGGCCTGCCCACGGCACCCATTTCTCGCACCTGATTTCGGACACCTCGCTCGAGGAACTGCACGCCTTCGCGGCGGCGGCGGGCATTCCGGAACGGGCGTTCGACGGCGACCACTACGACGTCGCCGAGGCCCGGTACGACGCCCTCGTGAGGGCCGGCGCGGTCCCGGTGGAGGCGCGGGTCCTGGTGCGCAAACTGATCGCCAGCGGGCTGCGGATTCCCGCCCGGCAGCGCAGCGGTTCACTGAAGCTCCCGCTGCTGACCCGCTGGAACGAGGTGCTCCCGGGCCACGACGCGCTCTTCCTGGACCTTCTGGACCGCTGGGGTGAGGAGCACCGACGCTATCACGGCCGCACGCACCTCCTCGCCGTCCTTGAAGCGCTTGACCTGCTGGCGGAGCCGGCCCGGCCGCCCCGCGCCGTCGTCCTGTCCGCCTGGTTCCACGACGCCATTTACCGCGGCATCGCCGGCCAGGATGAAGAGGAGTCAGCTCGCCTGGCGGAGGACCGGCTCCGCCACGCGGGGCTGTCCGCCGTCGAGGTGGACGAGGTTGCAAGGCTGGTGCGGCTGACGGCAGACCACCGCCCGGAGCCCGGCGACGACGCCGGAGCCCTGCTCAGCGACGCGGACCTGTCCGTGCTCGGCGGGGAACCGGCCGCCTACGCCCGTTACCTGGCGGCCGTCCGGCAGGATTTTGCCCACATCGGTGACGAGGACTTCGCGGCGGGTCGCGCCGCCGTCGTCCGCGGGCTGCTGCAGCTCGACCCGCTCTTCTCCACGAGCCGGGCCAGGGAGCTCTGGCTGGAGGCGGCCCACCGGAACTTGCGCGGCGAGCTCGCCCGAGCGGCAGGCCGCCCGTCACACCCTCGGGCGGAGGTGCTCGGCCAGGCGGTCGAATGA
- a CDS encoding SRPBCC family protein: MSEQASSDAASPAHQEQRPGVMTDDLMLVISREFQVPIDKVWSALTDPDQAPAWWGPRGFHTPRESIDTDLEIGGFYRACMIQSNTGQEHWWSGVHTDIEPPNLLMFTHAWDKPDGTRGFETEVTFQLEEIDGGTRMTFTQGPFDTLDNRDGNGVGWRESFDRLAEHLRPRV; encoded by the coding sequence ATGTCTGAACAGGCCAGCTCTGATGCCGCCAGCCCTGCGCACCAGGAACAGCGTCCGGGGGTGATGACGGATGACCTCATGCTCGTCATCAGCCGCGAATTCCAGGTTCCGATCGACAAAGTGTGGTCGGCCTTGACGGATCCGGACCAGGCTCCGGCCTGGTGGGGGCCGCGCGGCTTCCACACCCCGCGAGAGAGCATTGACACTGATCTGGAGATCGGCGGCTTCTACCGCGCCTGCATGATCCAGAGCAACACTGGACAGGAGCACTGGTGGAGCGGCGTCCACACGGACATCGAGCCGCCGAACCTGTTGATGTTCACCCACGCCTGGGACAAACCGGACGGTACCCGCGGCTTCGAAACCGAGGTCACCTTCCAGCTGGAAGAGATCGACGGCGGCACCCGGATGACGTTCACGCAGGGCCCGTTCGACACCCTGGACAACCGGGACGGCAACGGCGTCGGCTGGCGGGAATCATTCGACCGCCTGGCCGAGCACCTCCGCCCGAGGGTGTGA
- a CDS encoding YccF domain-containing protein, which translates to MKTLLNIIWLLFGGLWLAIGYFVAGIVCCLLIITIPWGLASFRIASYALWPFGRTVVDRPGGTGVFSLLGNVVWLLVAGIWIAIGHVVTAFAMAITIIGIPLAIANLKLIPVSLMPLGKQIVPSDRPFVTAYSKAYR; encoded by the coding sequence ATGAAGACACTGCTGAACATCATCTGGCTGCTCTTTGGCGGGCTTTGGCTCGCGATCGGATATTTCGTGGCCGGGATCGTCTGCTGCCTGCTCATCATCACCATTCCCTGGGGGCTTGCCTCCTTTCGGATCGCCTCGTATGCGCTCTGGCCGTTCGGCCGCACGGTGGTGGACCGGCCCGGCGGAACGGGCGTGTTCTCGCTGCTCGGCAACGTGGTCTGGCTCCTCGTGGCGGGCATCTGGATCGCCATCGGGCACGTGGTGACGGCCTTCGCCATGGCCATCACCATCATCGGTATCCCGTTGGCCATCGCCAACCTCAAGCTCATCCCGGTGTCGCTGATGCCACTGGGCAAACAGATCGTCCCGAGCGACAGGCCCTTCGTAACCGCGTACAGCAAGGCCTACCGCTAG
- a CDS encoding LPXTG cell wall anchor domain-containing protein, whose amino-acid sequence MPALLKLALIIALVLLVVGFVVEAVQFLLYIGLLILVGAGVLFFLRRSRSLR is encoded by the coding sequence ATGCCTGCACTCCTGAAGCTTGCCCTGATCATCGCCCTCGTCCTGCTGGTGGTGGGATTTGTGGTGGAGGCAGTGCAGTTCCTGCTCTACATCGGCCTGCTGATCCTGGTAGGCGCCGGCGTCCTGTTCTTCCTGCGCCGTTCGCGCTCGTTGCGCTGA
- a CDS encoding YceI family protein: protein MTLPEGLTPGVWTLDTSHSEIGFSVRHAGISKVRGRFNEASAEARVGDSLADSSLHASVKTASFDSGDANRDGHVRGPDFFDVENYPEMKFRAKSIRGDGEDYVLTGDLTIRGITKPVDLEVEFTGVAVDPFGATRAGFSAEAEISRKEFGLTWNAALEAGGLLVSDKVKINVEAAMVKQA, encoded by the coding sequence GTGACTCTGCCCGAAGGTTTGACCCCCGGCGTCTGGACGCTGGACACCTCGCACAGCGAAATCGGATTCAGCGTCCGCCATGCAGGCATAAGCAAGGTCCGTGGCCGCTTCAACGAGGCCTCCGCCGAGGCCCGCGTGGGGGATTCCCTGGCGGACTCCAGCCTGCACGCGAGTGTCAAGACCGCAAGCTTTGACTCCGGCGACGCCAACCGGGACGGCCATGTCCGCGGCCCGGACTTCTTCGACGTCGAGAACTATCCGGAGATGAAATTCCGGGCCAAGTCCATCCGGGGCGACGGCGAGGACTACGTCCTGACCGGCGACCTGACCATCCGCGGCATCACCAAACCCGTAGACCTCGAGGTGGAATTCACCGGCGTTGCCGTGGATCCTTTCGGCGCCACCCGCGCGGGCTTCAGTGCAGAGGCGGAGATCAGCCGCAAGGAATTCGGGCTGACCTGGAATGCCGCGCTCGAGGCCGGTGGCCTGCTGGTCAGCGACAAGGTGAAAATCAACGTCGAGGCGGCCATGGTGAAGCAGGCCTGA
- a CDS encoding glycoside hydrolase family 16 protein: MEDFTAGDVPLGAFPGPLYRERWSAGYKDGTPDTAGQVSGGKSGYYPTKVLSVQNGMLDWFLHSENGISMGAAPAPRIPNAAKNPPRDNSLLYGRYSVRYRADSMPGFKTAWLLWPDSGIWPRDGEIDFPEGDLGATLTAAAHFMSLDPKRFEQFFTDKFSKDWHVATTEWSPGQVEFFVDGVSIGVSTTGVPSNPMHLILQTESCLPNCPAPTTQGHLILDWISIWVPA, encoded by the coding sequence ATGGAGGATTTCACCGCCGGCGACGTCCCGCTTGGCGCCTTCCCGGGCCCCTTGTACCGGGAGCGGTGGAGTGCGGGCTACAAGGACGGGACGCCGGATACGGCAGGCCAGGTTAGCGGTGGCAAGTCTGGCTACTATCCGACCAAAGTGCTCAGCGTACAAAACGGAATGCTGGACTGGTTCCTGCACTCGGAAAACGGCATCTCCATGGGGGCGGCGCCGGCACCCAGGATTCCCAACGCCGCCAAGAACCCGCCGCGTGATAACAGCCTCCTCTACGGGCGATACTCGGTCCGCTACCGGGCTGACTCGATGCCGGGATTCAAGACGGCGTGGCTCCTGTGGCCGGACAGCGGCATCTGGCCACGGGACGGTGAGATCGACTTTCCCGAGGGGGATCTCGGCGCCACCCTCACCGCGGCGGCTCATTTCATGTCTTTGGACCCGAAACGTTTTGAACAATTCTTCACGGATAAGTTCTCCAAGGATTGGCACGTGGCCACGACGGAATGGAGTCCCGGCCAGGTCGAGTTCTTCGTCGACGGCGTGTCCATTGGTGTCAGCACCACCGGCGTGCCGTCCAACCCTATGCACCTGATCCTGCAGACCGAGTCCTGCCTGCCGAACTGTCCGGCCCCCACAACGCAGGGCCACCTCATCCTGGACTGGATCAGCATCTGGGTGCCCGCGTAG
- a CDS encoding glycosyltransferase family 2 protein, translated as MSVVIPTLNEAMNLPWVLRRMPAYVDEVVIVDGRSLDSTVDVARALRLDVVVVAEPRPGKGNAVRAGFAAASGDIIVMLDGDGSMDPQEIGWLVTPLQHEYDFVKGSRYVTGGGSDDLTRLRNTGNRMLTWLANAVLSSDYSDLCYGYIALRRECVEILELQSDGFEIETELIVRASRAGLRIAEVPSHELCRISGKSNLHTFRDGWRVLRTLARERIAWEAPTAGARPEALRRVKYKYPSVMFPHIPTDPQSVLGLRPGA; from the coding sequence GTGAGCGTGGTCATCCCCACCCTCAACGAAGCCATGAACCTGCCGTGGGTGCTCCGCCGGATGCCAGCATATGTGGACGAAGTTGTAATCGTCGACGGCCGTTCCCTGGACAGCACGGTCGACGTCGCCCGGGCCTTGCGCCTGGACGTCGTCGTTGTTGCAGAGCCGCGTCCCGGCAAAGGTAACGCCGTGCGGGCCGGTTTTGCAGCCGCCTCCGGCGACATCATCGTCATGCTCGACGGCGACGGCAGCATGGACCCGCAGGAAATCGGCTGGCTCGTCACCCCGCTCCAGCACGAATACGATTTTGTGAAGGGCTCGCGCTACGTCACCGGCGGCGGTTCGGATGACCTGACCAGGCTGCGGAACACCGGAAACCGGATGCTGACATGGCTGGCCAACGCTGTCCTAAGCAGCGACTATTCCGACCTTTGCTACGGATACATCGCGCTGCGGCGCGAATGCGTGGAGATCCTGGAGTTGCAGTCCGACGGCTTTGAAATCGAGACGGAGCTGATTGTCCGGGCCTCGAGGGCGGGCCTACGGATAGCCGAAGTCCCGAGCCATGAGCTGTGCCGCATTTCCGGGAAGTCCAACCTCCACACGTTCCGGGATGGTTGGCGGGTGCTTCGGACCCTCGCCAGGGAGCGTATCGCGTGGGAGGCCCCCACCGCCGGCGCCCGACCCGAAGCCCTGCGACGGGTCAAATACAAGTATCCGAGCGTCATGTTTCCGCACATTCCCACGGATCCCCAGAGCGTTCTGGGATTGCGTCCGGGAGCCTGA
- a CDS encoding glycosyltransferase family 2 protein, whose translation MSPTAGFPTISVVICSYTEERWDRLMGALDSVRAQTHPPQQTIVVVDYNMDLYKRLIFTVPDVVIVENSGPKGLSGARNTGAGVAKAKVVAFLDDDAEAAPDWLERLAAMYDDPDVLAVGGRVEPRWEASRPRYFAEEVDWIVGCTYRGMPKVAAEVRNVIGANMSFRAEVLDRVGGFNPSLGRQDGLPLGCEETELCIRAVMGAPGSRVVYEPAALVHHHVPAERGTWRYMLARSWSEGLSKAQVSRIVGHKRALGPERRYVRQVLPRAVFAGIRGWIRGNDPAGLSRAGAILTVLAATATGYLRGRRLPAGSLQAETAVLPQDELWREVQ comes from the coding sequence ATGTCCCCCACCGCAGGATTCCCGACCATTTCCGTTGTTATCTGCTCCTACACAGAGGAGCGTTGGGACAGGCTGATGGGCGCTCTGGACTCGGTCCGGGCCCAGACGCATCCCCCGCAGCAGACGATCGTCGTCGTCGACTACAACATGGATCTTTACAAGCGCCTTATCTTCACGGTCCCCGACGTGGTGATCGTTGAAAACAGCGGGCCCAAGGGTCTCTCGGGCGCCCGCAACACCGGGGCCGGGGTCGCGAAGGCGAAGGTGGTGGCCTTCCTCGACGATGACGCCGAGGCCGCACCGGACTGGCTCGAACGCCTCGCCGCGATGTACGACGATCCTGACGTCCTCGCGGTCGGAGGACGCGTCGAGCCGCGCTGGGAGGCCAGCCGGCCAAGGTACTTCGCCGAGGAGGTGGATTGGATCGTCGGCTGCACTTACCGGGGCATGCCGAAGGTCGCCGCAGAGGTCCGCAACGTGATCGGCGCGAACATGTCTTTCCGCGCCGAAGTCCTGGACCGGGTCGGCGGGTTCAACCCGTCGCTGGGCCGCCAGGACGGACTTCCGCTCGGCTGCGAGGAGACGGAACTCTGCATCCGGGCCGTGATGGGCGCCCCCGGGTCCCGGGTCGTCTACGAACCTGCAGCCCTGGTGCACCACCACGTTCCCGCCGAGCGCGGCACCTGGCGCTACATGCTGGCACGCTCCTGGTCTGAGGGCCTGTCGAAGGCCCAGGTCAGCCGGATCGTGGGCCACAAGCGTGCGCTGGGCCCGGAGCGGCGCTACGTCCGGCAGGTGCTGCCGCGGGCAGTCTTTGCCGGGATCCGCGGCTGGATCCGGGGTAATGACCCCGCAGGCCTGAGCCGTGCGGGCGCGATCCTCACCGTGCTTGCAGCCACCGCAACCGGCTATCTACGTGGCCGCCGGCTGCCTGCCGGTTCCCTGCAAGCGGAAACAGCGGTGCTGCCGCAGGACGAACTGTGGAGGGAAGTCCAATGA